In Planctomycetia bacterium, one DNA window encodes the following:
- a CDS encoding tetratricopeptide repeat protein: protein MPMRFLLRGRNVRFQPPARYAGILFAWLGALAGGQAQSTSMPAESSGSSGPAAKADSSLPVVDLLGLPAEDTRLLEDAYKAAQADPSNPEKIGEVGILCQRFSKSTPAIQFLERAARLAPNEMKWQYYLAMALEDSYEFSRAVEAYRSAYRMDPDYPAVIVRLADLIREKDLNEAQVLYQKAASLSPKDPRVHFGLGECARLKKQNDEAIKHYQKALECAPKFARAHGALAKLLEAKGDRVNAGIHTDAEKQGREPPVVRDPLYIRMMSIGAQPEWLLDVAAQLIDVGEFDLAISVVSELRKYPRYLDQANKLLGRLHYFRQEMDLALKHFKDYLSQFSGDDENRQLYAQALLELKRYDEAAQQYKIILKNRPDDLDLLAQTGIVALLNHSSDAPNYFQQVIVRQRKHPGACVGLVAAYLLTDDFETAGKSYPNALRAFDSPEEYDCELIGKLLYVLGAWRADPLMPIEPGVFLKFADVLARGNYAQSAERYRDPLGTVAGAVERWGRKGDYAKAFQLIQHCIETDEGGVVRGAMSRVVQALHRQSAQAAQQFFRDNTKIADRDTSLANMLAWIRATSSEAALRQGAEALRLAMLADKATGHKNPEVLDTLAAAYAESGDFPRAVQIMQEVLSLKTTSASQGRMARFRERLALYEKKSAFRY, encoded by the coding sequence ATGCCAATGCGATTCTTGCTCCGTGGACGAAATGTTCGATTTCAACCTCCCGCTCGATACGCCGGAATCCTGTTTGCGTGGCTGGGCGCGCTGGCGGGGGGGCAGGCTCAATCGACTTCAATGCCCGCCGAGAGTTCCGGATCCTCCGGCCCGGCCGCCAAGGCTGATTCCTCGCTGCCGGTCGTGGATCTCCTGGGACTGCCGGCGGAAGATACTCGGCTGTTGGAAGATGCTTACAAGGCAGCCCAGGCCGACCCGTCCAACCCCGAGAAAATCGGCGAGGTGGGGATTCTCTGCCAGCGATTCTCCAAATCTACTCCGGCCATCCAGTTCCTGGAGCGGGCTGCGCGTCTGGCTCCCAATGAGATGAAGTGGCAGTATTACCTTGCGATGGCGCTGGAGGATTCGTACGAGTTCTCCCGGGCGGTGGAAGCCTACCGGAGCGCCTACCGGATGGACCCGGACTATCCGGCGGTCATCGTACGATTGGCCGATCTGATCCGTGAGAAGGATCTAAATGAAGCACAGGTGCTTTATCAGAAGGCGGCGAGTTTATCACCGAAGGATCCCCGTGTGCATTTCGGGCTTGGAGAATGCGCAAGGCTGAAAAAGCAGAACGACGAAGCGATCAAGCACTACCAGAAAGCCCTGGAATGCGCCCCCAAGTTCGCTCGGGCCCATGGAGCGCTGGCAAAGTTGCTGGAGGCCAAGGGAGACCGCGTCAACGCCGGGATTCACACCGATGCCGAAAAACAGGGCCGCGAACCGCCCGTCGTGCGGGATCCCCTCTACATCCGCATGATGAGCATCGGCGCCCAGCCCGAATGGCTGCTGGACGTGGCGGCGCAGCTGATCGACGTGGGTGAATTCGACTTGGCGATCTCGGTCGTTTCCGAGCTTCGCAAATATCCTCGCTATCTCGATCAGGCCAACAAGCTGCTGGGTCGCCTTCACTATTTCCGGCAAGAGATGGACTTGGCGCTAAAGCATTTCAAGGACTACCTCTCGCAGTTCAGCGGCGACGATGAAAATCGTCAACTGTATGCCCAGGCGCTGCTCGAGTTGAAACGCTACGACGAGGCCGCCCAGCAATACAAGATCATCCTCAAGAACCGGCCCGATGATCTGGATTTGCTCGCTCAAACCGGTATCGTGGCTTTGCTCAACCACTCCTCCGATGCGCCGAACTATTTCCAGCAAGTCATTGTGCGACAACGCAAACACCCCGGGGCCTGCGTGGGGCTGGTTGCGGCCTATCTCCTCACGGATGATTTTGAGACCGCCGGCAAGTCCTATCCCAACGCCCTGCGCGCGTTCGATTCACCCGAGGAGTACGACTGCGAACTGATCGGCAAACTTCTGTATGTCCTCGGCGCCTGGCGGGCCGATCCGCTGATGCCGATCGAACCGGGTGTGTTCCTCAAGTTTGCCGATGTTCTGGCGCGCGGTAACTACGCGCAGTCGGCCGAGCGCTATCGGGATCCCCTCGGCACGGTCGCCGGCGCGGTTGAACGCTGGGGCAGGAAGGGCGACTATGCCAAGGCGTTCCAGCTTATTCAGCATTGCATCGAGACGGATGAAGGAGGCGTCGTCCGCGGGGCGATGTCGCGTGTGGTGCAGGCGTTGCACCGCCAATCGGCTCAAGCCGCCCAGCAGTTCTTCCGGGACAACACAAAAATCGCCGATCGGGACACGTCGCTCGCCAACATGCTGGCGTGGATTCGCGCGACTTCGAGTGAGGCGGCGCTTCGCCAGGGCGCCGAAGCCCTGCGTCTGGCGATGCTGGCCGACAAGGCAACCGGTCACAAAAACCCGGAAGTGCTGGACACCCTGGCCGCGGCATACGCCGAATCCGGAGACTTCCCCCGCGCGGTCCAGATCATGCAGGAGGTCTTGAGCCTCAAGACCACCAGCGCCTCGCAAGGCCGGATGGCTCGCTTCCGCGAGCGCCTTGCGCTGTATGAGAAAAAATCCGCGTTTCGATACTGA
- a CDS encoding (2Fe-2S)-binding protein, with protein MPKIIVDGREVECRDRIPVLQAVLEAGWDVPHYCYHPGLSIVASCRLCLMEMKMPNPKTKAMEWAPRLMPSCQTPVKEGMEVRFDSEKVRDNQKHCMEYFLLNHPLDCPVCDQAGECYLQDYSLKFGEATSRMVEAKNKNPKKDIGSKTLLYQDRCVMCSRCVRFCNEVAGTGELAIVNRGSRAEIDVFPGVPLENRLQGNVVDLCPVGSLLDKDFLMDQRVWFLRGGDSICPLCATGCAIRVDQNNGTVYRVKPRFNPGVNDWWICDDGRFGWKYAHDEKRLNQLMVRRGLEVDSPEWSALPGIVRVRLESLVRSAGGEKIAVLLSPFMACEEAWMLASFVRSIAPESTLAMGPVPYEGEDDTFPKGSSNGAAVKFRVLAEKCPNRRGIEMILASLGGNRATFEEFTKKAGEGAFAGAWIVGGYPKPWLTKELEGALGKIETIFAQDLFPSALTGAATIVMPSCSWAERSGTFLNAQNKVQPFEAAIAPIEGCQSDGQYLHAIWGGQGLYQAAKVREAMAKSMPAFASIHVPPPMPEHAH; from the coding sequence ATGCCCAAGATCATTGTCGATGGCAGGGAAGTCGAATGCCGGGATCGCATCCCGGTGCTGCAAGCCGTTCTGGAGGCGGGGTGGGACGTTCCCCATTACTGCTATCACCCGGGTCTTTCCATCGTGGCGTCGTGCCGGCTGTGCCTGATGGAAATGAAGATGCCCAATCCGAAGACCAAGGCGATGGAATGGGCGCCTCGGCTGATGCCCAGTTGTCAGACGCCGGTCAAAGAGGGGATGGAAGTCCGGTTCGACTCGGAGAAGGTGCGTGACAATCAAAAGCACTGCATGGAGTACTTCCTGCTGAACCACCCGCTGGATTGCCCGGTGTGCGATCAGGCGGGCGAGTGCTATTTGCAGGATTACAGCCTGAAGTTCGGCGAGGCGACCAGTCGCATGGTCGAGGCGAAGAACAAGAACCCCAAGAAGGACATCGGCAGCAAGACCTTGTTGTACCAGGATCGCTGCGTGATGTGCTCGCGGTGCGTTCGGTTCTGCAACGAGGTGGCAGGCACGGGCGAATTGGCGATCGTGAACCGGGGGAGCCGGGCGGAGATCGACGTGTTCCCCGGCGTGCCGCTGGAAAATCGGCTTCAGGGCAACGTGGTGGACCTCTGCCCGGTCGGCTCGCTGCTGGATAAAGACTTTTTGATGGATCAGCGGGTATGGTTCCTTCGCGGGGGCGATTCGATCTGCCCGCTGTGCGCCACGGGCTGCGCCATTCGCGTGGATCAGAACAACGGCACGGTCTATCGCGTCAAGCCGCGCTTCAACCCCGGCGTGAACGACTGGTGGATCTGCGACGACGGGCGATTCGGCTGGAAATACGCGCACGATGAGAAGCGCCTGAATCAGTTGATGGTGCGGCGCGGCCTGGAGGTTGATTCACCGGAGTGGAGCGCGCTGCCGGGGATCGTGCGCGTGCGGCTGGAGTCGCTCGTGCGATCAGCGGGTGGCGAAAAAATCGCGGTGCTGCTCTCGCCGTTCATGGCGTGCGAAGAGGCATGGATGCTGGCGTCGTTTGTGCGGTCGATCGCACCGGAGAGCACGCTGGCGATGGGGCCGGTGCCGTATGAGGGCGAAGACGACACGTTCCCGAAGGGATCGAGCAACGGCGCGGCGGTGAAGTTCCGCGTGCTGGCAGAAAAATGCCCGAATCGCCGGGGAATTGAGATGATCCTCGCGTCGCTGGGCGGAAATCGCGCGACGTTCGAGGAGTTTACGAAGAAGGCGGGTGAAGGGGCGTTCGCCGGGGCGTGGATCGTCGGCGGCTATCCCAAGCCGTGGCTGACGAAGGAACTGGAGGGCGCGCTCGGCAAGATTGAGACAATTTTCGCGCAGGACCTTTTCCCGAGCGCGCTGACCGGCGCGGCCACGATCGTGATGCCCAGTTGCTCGTGGGCCGAGCGGTCGGGCACGTTCCTCAACGCACAGAACAAGGTGCAGCCGTTCGAGGCGGCGATCGCGCCGATCGAGGGTTGCCAGAGCGATGGACAGTACCTGCACGCGATCTGGGGCGGGCAGGGGCTGTATCAGGCGGCGAAGGTGCGCGAAGCCATGGCGAAGTCGATGCCGGCCTTCGCCTCGATCCATGTCCCCCCGCCCATGCCGGAGCACGCGCACTGA
- the nuoH gene encoding NADH-quinone oxidoreductase subunit NuoH codes for MIDGVKNILADQFWFSLILSGAALGGIMTAVAYGILLERKIAAWMQDRYGPNRVGPYGLLQPLADGLKFLLKEDIIPRNVDRVLFVLAPLAIFVVALIGFAVIPWGGTFKWPWMAADAAPLKVQVASIDIGLLYILAVASLGVYGVVLGGWASNNKYSFYGGMRAAAQMLSYEIPMGLAILTVVLTAGALRLEDLVAYQAGHWWIVAYHPLVALIFFTTALAESNRMPFDLAESEQELVGGYHTEYSAMKLALFFLAEYAHMITSSALMVCLFFGGWRVPGWTWLNEDPSVLAMLARVGAMSGKIFLLICVYMFIRWTIPRFRFDQLMRLAWKSLVPMSMALVALQGAVIYYGWPQWFTLIGNGSILLIGGAVSALGGKPITGRQQSLGPVGRSPGREAMSHV; via the coding sequence ATGATTGACGGCGTAAAAAACATCCTGGCCGACCAGTTCTGGTTCAGCCTGATTTTGTCGGGCGCGGCGCTGGGCGGGATCATGACGGCCGTGGCGTACGGGATTTTGCTGGAACGGAAGATCGCGGCGTGGATGCAGGATCGGTACGGTCCGAATCGCGTGGGTCCGTACGGTTTGTTGCAGCCGCTGGCCGACGGACTGAAGTTTCTGCTGAAGGAAGACATCATCCCGCGGAACGTGGATCGCGTGCTGTTCGTGCTGGCGCCGCTGGCGATATTTGTGGTGGCGCTGATCGGCTTCGCGGTGATCCCGTGGGGCGGGACGTTCAAGTGGCCGTGGATGGCGGCCGACGCCGCGCCGCTGAAGGTGCAGGTGGCGAGCATTGATATTGGACTGTTGTATATACTCGCGGTCGCGTCGCTGGGGGTGTACGGCGTGGTGCTGGGCGGGTGGGCGAGCAACAACAAGTATTCGTTCTACGGCGGGATGCGCGCGGCGGCGCAGATGCTTTCGTACGAAATCCCGATGGGGCTGGCGATACTGACGGTCGTGCTGACGGCCGGGGCGCTGCGGCTGGAGGATCTGGTCGCCTATCAGGCCGGGCACTGGTGGATCGTGGCGTATCACCCGTTGGTGGCGTTGATTTTCTTCACGACGGCGCTGGCGGAATCGAACCGCATGCCGTTCGATCTGGCCGAGAGCGAGCAGGAGCTGGTCGGCGGGTACCACACGGAATACAGCGCGATGAAGCTGGCGTTGTTTTTCCTCGCGGAGTACGCGCACATGATCACGTCGAGCGCGCTGATGGTGTGCCTGTTCTTCGGCGGCTGGCGCGTGCCGGGGTGGACGTGGCTGAACGAGGATCCGTCGGTGCTGGCGATGCTGGCGCGGGTCGGGGCGATGTCGGGCAAGATCTTCCTGTTGATCTGCGTGTACATGTTCATCCGCTGGACGATCCCGCGGTTTCGGTTCGACCAGTTGATGCGTCTGGCGTGGAAGAGCCTCGTGCCGATGTCGATGGCGCTGGTGGCGCTTCAGGGCGCGGTGATCTACTACGGTTGGCCGCAATGGTTCACGCTGATCGGCAACGGGTCGATTCTGCTGATCGGCGGCGCGGTGAGCGCGCTGGGCGGCAAGCCGATCACAGGCCGGCAGCAGAGCCTGGGTCCGGTGGGCCGGTCGCCGGGGCGGGAGGCGATGAGCCATGTCTAG
- a CDS encoding NADH-quinone oxidoreductase subunit I, protein MSSGRDWKQTDVVYVTQPPLSMGERLYLPQIFGGMKTTLRHLFKKRLRDETVVQYPEQKRTLRKEIYRGVHRLNRDEQGRVACVACFMCETACPAHCIHIEGAESPWPDREKYPIQFDIDELRCIYCGMCEEACPVDAIELTPEYHLVGGSREEMIFDKEKLLMVFDRTKDEKPRKGPAITGY, encoded by the coding sequence ATGTCTAGCGGTCGGGACTGGAAACAGACAGACGTAGTTTATGTGACGCAGCCGCCGCTGTCGATGGGCGAGCGGTTGTACCTGCCGCAGATTTTCGGCGGGATGAAGACGACATTGCGGCACCTGTTCAAGAAGCGGCTGCGCGACGAGACGGTGGTGCAGTATCCCGAACAGAAACGCACGCTTCGCAAGGAGATTTATCGCGGCGTGCATCGATTGAATCGCGATGAGCAGGGCCGCGTGGCGTGCGTGGCGTGTTTCATGTGCGAGACGGCCTGCCCGGCGCACTGCATTCACATCGAGGGGGCCGAAAGCCCCTGGCCCGACCGCGAGAAGTACCCGATCCAGTTCGACATCGACGAGCTGCGGTGCATCTACTGCGGCATGTGCGAAGAGGCCTGCCCGGTCGATGCAATCGAGTTGACGCCGGAGTATCATCTGGTCGGCGGCTCGCGTGAGGAGATGATCTTCGACAAGGAAAAGCTGCTGATGGTGTTCGATCGAACGAAGGACGAGAAGCCGCGGAAGGGTCCGGCGATTACGGGGTATTAG
- a CDS encoding NADH-quinone oxidoreductase subunit J: MQPELVYGIYVVSALGALATYLALPKASGGVRRGVLWTLMAIAAGAGLMLLGRILGEQAGRVYFCILAALALAGGVGVVTHSRPVYSALFFIVVVLSTAGLMFLVGAEFLGAALVIVYAGAILVTYVFVIMLAQQSAPTTGGQFAAALDYDRSAREPLAAILAGFVLVGVIGGAIVKHDWSKLAAGAAKSAAAEGSSNVLDLGGLLMSPQFAVSVELAGVLLMVAMIGAIAIARKKVPHAMEDAGEERRPGEIGRHVKPF; the protein is encoded by the coding sequence GTGCAGCCTGAACTGGTATATGGCATCTATGTCGTGTCGGCGCTGGGGGCGCTGGCGACGTACCTCGCGTTGCCCAAGGCGAGCGGCGGCGTGCGCCGCGGCGTGCTCTGGACGCTGATGGCCATCGCGGCCGGCGCGGGGCTGATGCTGCTGGGTCGCATCCTCGGCGAGCAGGCGGGGCGCGTGTATTTTTGCATTCTGGCGGCGTTGGCGCTGGCCGGCGGCGTGGGCGTCGTGACGCACAGCCGCCCGGTTTATTCGGCGCTGTTCTTCATCGTGGTGGTATTGAGCACGGCCGGATTGATGTTTCTCGTTGGCGCGGAGTTCCTCGGCGCGGCGCTGGTGATCGTCTATGCCGGCGCGATCCTGGTTACCTACGTATTTGTCATCATGTTGGCACAACAGTCGGCCCCGACGACGGGCGGGCAGTTCGCGGCGGCACTGGATTACGACCGCTCGGCGCGCGAGCCGCTGGCGGCGATTCTCGCGGGGTTCGTGCTGGTCGGCGTCATCGGCGGCGCGATCGTGAAGCACGACTGGTCGAAGCTGGCGGCCGGTGCGGCGAAGTCCGCGGCAGCCGAAGGTTCCAGCAACGTGCTGGACCTTGGCGGCCTCCTGATGTCGCCACAGTTCGCAGTGAGCGTCGAGCTGGCCGGCGTGCTGCTGATGGTGGCGATGATCGGCGCGATCGCGATCGCGCGAAAGAAAGTGCCGCATGCAATGGAAGACGCGGGCGAGGAACGCCGCCCCGGCGAGATCGGGCGGCATGTGAAGCCGTTCTAA
- the nuoK gene encoding NADH-quinone oxidoreductase subunit NuoK — protein MSSATGLMVLGAALFGLGVVGFLTRRNLIVMFLCTEVMFQGVLVNLVAMGVVWKNLQGQMFGLYVLVIAAVEAGLGLAIVVMLYRRRGTLDAESWRGLRG, from the coding sequence ATGAGCAGTGCGACGGGATTGATGGTGCTGGGCGCGGCCCTGTTCGGATTGGGCGTCGTGGGATTTCTCACGCGCCGCAATCTGATCGTGATGTTTCTCTGCACCGAGGTGATGTTTCAGGGCGTGCTGGTGAATCTCGTCGCGATGGGAGTGGTCTGGAAGAATCTCCAAGGCCAAATGTTCGGCCTGTATGTGCTGGTCATCGCCGCGGTCGAGGCGGGTCTGGGCCTGGCGATCGTGGTGATGCTGTACCGCCGGCGCGGGACGCTGGACGCGGAGAGTTGGCGTGGGCTGCGCGGGTAG
- the nuoL gene encoding NADH-quinone oxidoreductase subunit L translates to MHLKLWAILVPMLPLAGAAWVGLIGLRGLRDRSHWLVLLGVAGAFACSIILFQRVSAVDPNDAHAVAQMAQPLVMYSWLSVGGGSWLDVSFRVDPLTCVMLLTVTGIALLIVMYSVGYMRDHHGHAERGYERFFAFLGFFVFSMCMLVLAGNFLLLYLGWELVGLSSYLLIGFYYQKPEAAAAAKKAFLVNRIGDFGFGLGILLIYLTFGSLDYRTVFGFIEQGIKPDGTAIEAWRLTAIPLLLFCGAMGKSAQMPLHVWLPDAMEGPTPVSALIHAATMVTAGVYMVARCHVIFASSQYAMWVVGSIGAATALIAATIALTQFDMKRILAYSTLSQLGFMFLALGVGAFDTAVFHLFTHAFFKALLFLAAGSVMHAMNGVIDIRRFSGLRRDLPITHGTFLVGGLALAGFPLLSGFWSKDEILHAALGSGVPWLGWIGLFTALLTAFYTFRMIFMAFYGAKRLPVEVEHAHESGAWMTIPLMVLALGALGVGYFGVTMHAGGAFGMFEPHGRFHAFLAPVFSDLKTMAHAAGPGAEASHGGGHALMYISAGLSIWGIFTAWFFYLRRPTIPLAIALSSGPMYQLLYRKYYFDELYDVGIVRPLRRLGDLCYAVDRFCINLILWVIAAVPRAIGYGLKTWQQGALQGYAVGMVVGLAVMLWWMVAE, encoded by the coding sequence ATGCATTTGAAACTGTGGGCCATTCTGGTTCCGATGCTGCCGCTGGCGGGCGCCGCCTGGGTCGGGCTGATCGGCTTGCGCGGGCTGCGCGACCGGTCGCACTGGCTGGTGCTGCTCGGTGTCGCCGGTGCGTTTGCCTGCTCAATCATACTGTTTCAGCGGGTCAGCGCGGTGGACCCGAACGATGCGCACGCAGTCGCTCAAATGGCGCAACCGCTCGTGATGTATTCGTGGCTAAGCGTCGGCGGCGGTTCGTGGCTGGATGTGTCCTTTCGCGTCGATCCGCTCACGTGCGTAATGCTGCTCACGGTCACCGGCATTGCCCTGCTGATCGTCATGTACTCCGTCGGCTACATGCGCGACCACCACGGCCACGCCGAGCGCGGCTACGAACGGTTCTTCGCGTTTCTCGGCTTCTTCGTCTTCTCCATGTGCATGCTCGTTCTGGCGGGCAATTTCCTGCTGCTCTACCTGGGCTGGGAACTGGTCGGCCTGTCGAGCTACCTGCTCATCGGGTTCTATTATCAAAAGCCCGAGGCCGCGGCGGCGGCGAAGAAAGCGTTTCTCGTCAACCGCATCGGCGACTTCGGCTTCGGTCTGGGCATCCTGCTGATCTATCTCACGTTCGGCTCGCTCGATTACCGAACGGTGTTCGGTTTTATCGAGCAGGGCATCAAGCCCGATGGCACGGCCATTGAGGCGTGGCGGCTGACGGCGATCCCCCTGCTTCTCTTCTGCGGCGCGATGGGCAAGAGTGCCCAGATGCCGCTGCACGTCTGGCTGCCCGACGCGATGGAAGGCCCCACGCCGGTCAGCGCGTTGATCCACGCGGCGACGATGGTGACGGCGGGCGTGTACATGGTCGCACGGTGCCACGTCATCTTTGCATCCAGCCAGTACGCGATGTGGGTCGTCGGTTCGATCGGCGCGGCGACGGCGTTGATCGCGGCCACCATCGCCCTGACGCAATTCGACATGAAGCGGATCCTTGCGTACTCGACCTTGAGCCAGCTTGGGTTCATGTTCCTGGCGCTGGGCGTCGGAGCATTCGATACGGCGGTGTTTCACCTGTTCACGCACGCCTTTTTCAAGGCGCTGCTGTTCCTCGCTGCCGGCAGCGTGATGCACGCGATGAACGGCGTGATCGACATTCGACGATTTTCCGGCCTGCGGCGCGACCTGCCCATCACGCATGGGACGTTCCTGGTGGGCGGTCTGGCGCTGGCGGGCTTCCCGTTGTTGTCGGGCTTCTGGAGCAAGGATGAGATTCTGCACGCGGCCCTGGGCAGCGGCGTGCCGTGGCTCGGCTGGATCGGCCTGTTCACGGCGCTGCTGACAGCGTTCTATACGTTCCGAATGATCTTCATGGCATTTTACGGCGCCAAGCGGCTGCCGGTCGAGGTGGAACACGCGCACGAAAGCGGCGCGTGGATGACGATCCCGCTAATGGTGCTGGCGCTTGGCGCGCTGGGCGTGGGTTACTTCGGCGTGACGATGCACGCGGGCGGCGCATTCGGCATGTTCGAGCCGCACGGCAGGTTTCACGCATTCCTCGCGCCGGTGTTCAGCGACTTGAAGACGATGGCACACGCCGCGGGACCCGGTGCGGAAGCCTCGCACGGCGGCGGGCACGCGCTGATGTACATCTCCGCCGGGCTGTCGATCTGGGGCATTTTCACGGCGTGGTTCTTCTACCTGCGCCGGCCGACGATCCCGCTGGCGATCGCGCTGTCGAGCGGCCCGATGTATCAATTGCTATATCGCAAGTACTACTTCGACGAGCTGTACGATGTTGGGATTGTCCGCCCGCTTCGGCGGCTCGGCGATCTCTGCTACGCTGTGGACCGCTTCTGCATCAATCTGATTCTGTGGGTTATCGCCGCCGTCCCCCGCGCGATCGGCTACGGTCTCAAGACGTGGCAACAAGGCGCGTTGCAGGGCTACGCCGTCGGGATGGTGGTCGGCCTCGCGGTGATGTTGTGGTGGATGGTGGCGGAGTGA
- a CDS encoding NADH-quinone oxidoreductase subunit M, whose translation MSFLATSWIGEHILSLVIFFPVACAMVLYSRRAWEPAAIRRFALTSSVLTLLLAVAATMLYLEESLSARFTGGYGLVERADWIIGQSGAVALQIQYYLGVDGISLPLVLLTAFLTPLAIWGSYTGIGERHREYYSLMLMLLGAMLGVFCARDLLLFYVCFEFTLIPLYFLIGIWGGSQRAKAANMFFLYTLAGSMLTFAGVLYLGWQASQAPLAPGGTHAFTFDMDVLGRLASEGVLSLNAQWWLFLAFFAGFAIKVPLFPFHTWLPLAHTEAPTAGSVLLAAVLLKLGTYGFLRLSLPMLPDAALALAPAMATLAVVGIIYGALAAWVQTDVKKLVAYSSVSHLGFCLLGMFSLKMAGLTGSLLYMINHGLSTGALFLIVGMIYERYHTREMAEIGGLARKMPIMAFFLIVFTMSSIGLPGLNGFVSEFLVLLGTFTSASKSGGTPVGPLKPVYAVFAASGILLGAIYMLHMAGRVLFGPPKEPEHGMDTSTGLTQDLTRREVGILAPIALVCLFLGVYPRPVMNMMEPSLNEAVLTKVLGPASEDAAGNALADNSGAIAYPSHSRVAVTDVPTEGGRP comes from the coding sequence ATGTCGTTTCTGGCAACTAGCTGGATAGGCGAGCACATCCTGTCGCTGGTGATTTTTTTCCCGGTGGCTTGCGCGATGGTGCTCTACTCGCGCCGCGCGTGGGAGCCGGCCGCGATTCGACGCTTCGCGCTGACGTCGTCCGTGCTCACGCTTCTGCTGGCGGTCGCCGCGACCATGCTCTATCTGGAAGAGAGTCTGTCGGCGCGATTCACCGGCGGCTACGGCCTCGTGGAGCGCGCCGATTGGATCATCGGACAAAGCGGCGCCGTGGCGCTGCAAATCCAATACTACCTTGGCGTCGACGGCATCAGCCTGCCGCTCGTGCTGCTCACGGCATTCCTGACGCCGCTGGCCATCTGGGGCAGTTACACGGGCATCGGCGAGCGCCACCGCGAGTATTACTCGCTCATGCTCATGCTGCTTGGAGCGATGCTCGGGGTGTTCTGCGCCCGCGACCTGCTGCTTTTCTACGTCTGCTTCGAGTTCACGCTGATCCCGCTTTACTTCCTGATCGGCATCTGGGGCGGATCCCAGCGGGCCAAGGCCGCCAATATGTTTTTCCTCTACACGCTCGCGGGCAGCATGCTCACCTTTGCGGGCGTGCTCTATCTCGGCTGGCAGGCGTCGCAGGCGCCGCTCGCGCCGGGCGGCACACACGCTTTCACGTTCGACATGGATGTGCTCGGCCGGCTCGCGAGCGAGGGGGTTCTGTCGCTCAACGCGCAATGGTGGCTGTTTCTCGCGTTCTTTGCCGGGTTCGCCATTAAGGTGCCGCTGTTTCCATTCCATACATGGCTGCCGCTGGCGCATACCGAAGCGCCAACGGCCGGCAGCGTTCTGCTGGCTGCGGTGCTGCTGAAGCTGGGCACGTACGGATTTCTGCGGTTGAGTCTGCCGATGCTGCCCGACGCGGCGCTGGCCCTGGCCCCGGCGATGGCGACGCTGGCCGTGGTGGGGATCATCTACGGCGCGCTGGCCGCCTGGGTACAGACGGATGTCAAGAAGCTCGTCGCCTACTCGTCCGTCTCGCACCTGGGCTTCTGCCTGCTGGGCATGTTCAGCCTCAAGATGGCCGGTCTGACCGGTTCGCTTTTGTACATGATCAATCACGGGCTATCGACCGGCGCGTTGTTTCTCATCGTCGGCATGATCTACGAGCGTTATCACACGCGCGAGATGGCCGAGATCGGCGGTCTCGCGCGCAAGATGCCCATCATGGCGTTCTTTCTGATCGTGTTCACGATGTCGAGCATCGGTCTGCCGGGGTTGAACGGCTTCGTCAGCGAGTTTCTCGTTTTGCTCGGCACGTTCACGTCGGCCAGCAAATCCGGCGGCACGCCGGTCGGTCCGTTGAAGCCGGTCTATGCCGTGTTCGCCGCGAGCGGCATCCTGCTCGGCGCGATTTACATGCTGCACATGGCCGGGCGCGTGCTGTTCGGCCCGCCGAAGGAGCCTGAACACGGGATGGATACGTCCACCGGATTGACGCAGGACCTGACGCGGCGCGAGGTGGGCATTCTCGCACCGATCGCCCTGGTGTGTCTGTTCCTCGGCGTATATCCCAGACCGGTCATGAACATGATGGAGCCATCCCTGAACGAAGCCGTGCTCACGAAGGTGCTGGGGCCGGCGAGCGAGGACGCCGCCGGCAATGCGCTCGCGGATAACAGCGGCGCAATCGCTTACCCGTCGCACTCGCGCGTGGCTGTGACAGACGTACCGACGGAAGGAGGCCGCCCATGA